A stretch of DNA from Pasteurellaceae bacterium RH1A:
GGCTTCTTCAGGGATTTCGTCGCTGCGTTCCTTCATTAGGTCTTCATCGGTCGGCAGGGGCTGGCCGGTAAAGGCGTGTAAGAAGGCTTCACAGAGCAATTCGCTGTTAGTGGCATGGCGGAGGTTCTTGATTTGGCGGCGGGTGCGTTCGTTGGTCAAGATCTCCAAGACCTTAATCGGAATAGACACCGTGATTTTTTTAACCTGCTCGCTTTTTTTGCCATGTTCTGCATAAGGACTAATATATTGGCCGTTCCAGTTTGCCATCTTGCTTCCCCAAGAAAAAAATTGTGGTTATTCTAATCAAAATGAAGCCATCTCGCAATCTAGACGTCTAGATTTCTTTGGCTTTTGCTTTTATTATATAGGCTTTCGTAGGGTGCGTTCAAACGCACCAAATATTTATGGTGCGTTTGAACGCACCCTACACAGGAAATTGCTCATGTTAAAAATCAAACACCTAGGCTTAATCGCCAGTTTGGCTGTGGTCACAGCCTGCTCATCTTCTATCGATCCTGAAACTGGGCAACGTGCCGACCCGCTTGAGGGCTTTAACCGGGCCATGTGGTCGGTCAATTACAATGTGCTTGACCCTTATGTCTTCAAGCCAGTCGCCACAGGCTGGAAGGAATATGTGCCAAGCCCTATCAAAACAGGCTTAACCAATGTGGCCAGCAACCTAAGCGAACCGATGAGCTTTGTCAGCCGCCTGCTTGAGGGTGAGGGGCAAAAGGCTATGGTGCATTTTAACCGCTTTTGGATCAACTCCACTTTCGGCTTAGGCGGCTTGATTGACTGGGCCAGCCAAACGCCTGATTTGAAATTAGAAAACGGCCACCGCAGCCTGGGCGATACCCTGGGTGCTTACGGCGTGCCGACAGGCGCCTACATTATGCTGCCAGCCCTAGGCCCAACTACCCCTCGTGGCTTGGTGGGGACAGCCGGCAACTGGGCAGCCAATCAGGCCGCTGATCTACCTACAGCGGTAACCTTGGGAGCAGGGGCTGTGGATGCGATTGATACCCGAGCCAGCCTCCTAGATCAGGAAGCCTTGCTCAAGCAGTCCCAAGACCCTTATGTGACCTTCCGTGAAGCCTACTTCCAAAACCTCAACTTCAGGGTGTCTGATGGTAAGTCTGGTGCGCCTGAAGAAGAAACCTTGTCTGAAGAAGAATTAAAAAATATCGACTAACCGCAAGCGGTCTGTTCCTTGCAAAAATCTGCAAAAAAACAGACCGCTTGTTTTTTTAAGGAGCAAGTATGCAAGCCCAATTTATCCGCCAAGTGGCAGAAGGCATCAGCCTTGAACAGTTTAACCAA
This window harbors:
- a CDS encoding transcriptional repressor protein MetJ (when combined with S-adenosylmethionine represses the expression of the methionine regulon and of proteins involved in S-adenosylmethionine synthesis) is translated as MANWNGQYISPYAEHGKKSEQVKKITVSIPIKVLEILTNERTRRQIKNLRHATNSELLCEAFLHAFTGQPLPTDEDLMKERSDEIPEEAKQKMREMGIDPDSWQY